One window from the genome of Methylomarinovum caldicuralii encodes:
- a CDS encoding GGDEF domain-containing protein, with amino-acid sequence MNRLSCDIERLLEELEILSDFDVESLVIEHLQKHLNTLDALQRTYQQHYLDIIRLLLQQLTELLPESGSPLHQRLPFFDRLLTRPSLEDLRTLKQGVKELQRTINVRATAQPATAARPAPQALVIGDIDDRLEHLERNNARFTLPLQQLLQQLEELEGGRPTGEIRAALEQHIQLLLEGQQQLDRQLAELRQQLAQARIENHQLDEELQRARSLSLTDELTGLPNRRAFLQRLEGELARIQRHPVPLTLAIVDLDHFKQINDRYGHAIGDEVLCTYAEHVFSGFRRQDYVARYGGEEFIVLLPHTDTEGAVRALEKIREAVKRHSLTAEGKTFPLPSFSAGVVSYREGEVPEDFIERADRALYQAKESGRDRVEVGE; translated from the coding sequence ATGAATCGACTTTCCTGTGACATCGAACGGCTACTGGAAGAGCTGGAGATTCTAAGCGATTTCGACGTAGAATCCCTGGTCATCGAACACCTGCAGAAACACCTCAACACCCTCGATGCCCTGCAACGCACCTATCAGCAGCACTATCTGGACATCATCCGCCTGCTGCTGCAGCAGTTGACCGAGCTGCTGCCGGAATCCGGATCACCGCTGCACCAGCGGTTGCCCTTCTTCGACCGCCTGCTGACCCGCCCTTCCCTGGAAGACCTGAGGACCCTGAAGCAGGGCGTGAAGGAACTGCAGCGGACCATCAACGTCAGGGCAACGGCGCAACCGGCCACGGCAGCACGACCGGCCCCGCAGGCGTTGGTGATCGGCGACATCGACGACCGCCTTGAGCACCTGGAACGCAACAACGCCCGCTTCACCCTGCCGCTGCAACAACTGCTGCAGCAGCTGGAGGAACTGGAAGGCGGCCGGCCGACGGGGGAAATCCGCGCCGCCCTGGAACAGCATATCCAGCTGCTGCTCGAAGGCCAGCAACAGCTGGACCGACAACTGGCGGAACTGCGCCAGCAGCTGGCCCAGGCGCGCATCGAAAATCACCAGTTGGACGAGGAGCTGCAGCGGGCCCGGTCCCTGAGCCTGACCGACGAGCTGACCGGCCTGCCCAACCGCCGCGCCTTCCTGCAGCGCCTCGAAGGAGAACTGGCCCGGATTCAGCGCCACCCGGTCCCCCTGACTTTGGCGATTGTCGATCTCGATCATTTCAAGCAGATCAACGACCGTTACGGCCACGCCATCGGCGACGAAGTCCTGTGCACCTACGCCGAGCACGTCTTCTCCGGCTTCCGCCGCCAGGATTACGTTGCCCGCTACGGCGGCGAGGAGTTCATCGTCCTGCTGCCGCACACCGATACCGAAGGAGCTGTCAGGGCCCTGGAGAAGATCCGTGAGGCCGTCAAACGCCACAGTCTGACGGCGGAGGGAAAGACCTTCCCCCTCCCCAGCTTTTCCGCCGGGGTGGTCAGCTACCGCGAGGGCGAGGTACCGGAGGATTTCATCGAACGCGCCGATCGCGCCCTGTATCAGGCCAAGGAATCGGGGCGCGATCGGGTCGAAGTGGGGGAGTAG
- the dusA gene encoding tRNA dihydrouridine(20/20a) synthase DusA, translating to MDLCSETARRHAVLSVAPMLEWTDRHFRYFLRLLTKHTLLYTEMVTCGALLHGDVAQILAFDARERPLVLQLAGSDPRQLARAVRIADAWGFTAYNLNVGCPSDRVQEGRFGACLMREPERVAELVAAMRAVTRLPVTVKCRIGVDERDRYDDLAAFVATVAQGGCDTFIVHARKAWLKGLSPKENRTVPPLRYEFVHRLKRDFPGLTIVLNGGVDSLDQAAAHLDRVDGVMIGRAAYHNPYLLAEADRRFFGGRRPPPSREDVLRAYLPYVRKQLAAGVRLHAMTRHLLGLYHGQPGARRWRRHLSAAGSRADAGIEVLTAWLARQEAVDGGGANVV from the coding sequence ATGGATTTGTGTTCGGAAACGGCACGCCGGCACGCCGTCCTTTCGGTCGCGCCGATGCTCGAGTGGACCGACCGCCATTTTCGGTATTTTCTGCGGTTGCTCACCAAGCATACGTTACTTTACACCGAAATGGTCACCTGTGGAGCACTGCTCCACGGCGATGTAGCGCAGATCCTGGCCTTCGACGCCCGCGAGCGGCCTTTGGTGCTGCAGCTGGCGGGAAGCGATCCCAGGCAGCTGGCCCGGGCCGTGCGCATCGCCGACGCTTGGGGTTTTACTGCCTACAATCTCAACGTCGGCTGCCCCAGCGATCGGGTGCAGGAAGGCCGTTTCGGCGCCTGTCTGATGCGGGAGCCCGAGCGGGTCGCCGAGCTGGTGGCGGCGATGCGGGCCGTCACCCGCCTGCCGGTGACGGTCAAGTGCCGTATCGGTGTGGACGAACGTGACCGCTACGACGATCTGGCCGCTTTCGTCGCCACCGTGGCGCAGGGCGGCTGTGACACGTTCATCGTCCACGCCCGCAAGGCTTGGCTCAAGGGGCTGTCGCCGAAGGAGAACCGTACCGTGCCGCCGCTGCGGTACGAATTCGTCCACCGCCTGAAGCGGGATTTCCCCGGCCTGACCATCGTGCTCAACGGCGGTGTCGACTCCCTGGATCAGGCCGCCGCTCACCTGGACCGGGTGGACGGGGTGATGATCGGCCGCGCCGCCTATCACAATCCCTATCTGCTGGCCGAGGCCGACCGGCGCTTTTTTGGCGGCCGCCGCCCGCCTCCCAGCCGCGAGGACGTGCTGCGGGCCTATCTGCCCTATGTGCGCAAGCAGCTGGCGGCCGGGGTGCGGCTGCACGCCATGACGCGGCATCTGCTCGGCCTTTATCACGGTCAGCCGGGGGCGCGCCGCTGGCGCCGCCATTTGAGCGCGGCGGGGAGCCGGGCGGATGCCGGTATCGAGGTGTTGACCGCCTGGCTGGCGCGGCAGGAGGCGGTTGACGGCGGTGGGGCAAACGTGGTTTAA
- a CDS encoding heavy-metal-associated domain-containing protein: MAKVTLPVSGMKCDACENLIHDALMEKEGVIAVKADHQAKTVEIEYEAEKVDLDTLKQVIADQGFKVEGFGEPSLLEKIKAFFDSLLAFFKS, encoded by the coding sequence ATGGCCAAAGTGACGCTGCCGGTCAGCGGCATGAAATGCGATGCCTGCGAAAATCTGATTCACGACGCCTTGATGGAAAAGGAAGGCGTGATCGCCGTCAAGGCCGACCATCAGGCCAAGACCGTGGAGATCGAATACGAGGCGGAAAAGGTCGATCTCGACACCCTGAAACAGGTGATCGCCGATCAGGGTTTCAAGGTGGAAGGTTTCGGCGAACCTTCCCTGCTGGAGAAGATCAAGGCGTTCTTCGACAGTCTGCTGGCCTTCTTCAAAAGCTGA
- a CDS encoding sulfite exporter TauE/SafE family protein has protein sequence MAKRQVTFRAEGMHCTSCEKVIELALSKLPGVDKVRSNYASQVVQVVFDPGRISLAQIFDVVEGKGYHCRLIDRATQRKELFNRLLGILLGVGGILLILYGGSRFIDRFQLPDLDVQLSYWAVLVIGLLTGFHCVGMCGGFVLSYTARGAQEGVRTYWLHLQYAAGKLISYTVLGAAFGLLGAVVSFTPTIRGIAAILAGIFLILYGFNMLHVFSAVRIGFTMPRFLARFVREESHRTHQPFLIGLLNGLMIACGPLQAMYMMAAGSGDALEGAKLLFIFGLGTLPLMFGFGFLASLVSHRMTNKILNASGVLVITLGLVMLNRGLAMTGSGYDFHTLIQRHRLTATETVASQARQQEQVIRMTVEASGYRPNRFVLKRGVPVKWIIEGRELTGCNRVILVPQLGLEVELKPGTQVVEFIPDKVGTIPWSCWMGMLHGEFIVVDGDSGQVARAVRRPWIRRGRVRSSAASLRRCATCLTPR, from the coding sequence ATGGCCAAGCGTCAAGTGACGTTCCGCGCCGAGGGAATGCATTGCACCAGCTGCGAGAAGGTGATCGAGCTGGCGCTGAGCAAGTTGCCCGGCGTCGATAAGGTGCGTTCCAATTATGCCTCCCAGGTGGTGCAGGTCGTCTTCGATCCGGGCAGGATCTCGCTGGCGCAGATTTTCGACGTGGTCGAGGGCAAGGGTTACCATTGCCGCCTGATCGACCGCGCGACCCAGCGCAAGGAGCTGTTCAACCGCCTGCTGGGCATCCTTCTGGGGGTCGGCGGGATTCTGTTGATCCTCTATGGCGGTTCCCGCTTCATCGACCGCTTCCAGCTCCCGGACCTGGACGTCCAGCTCAGCTACTGGGCGGTGCTGGTCATCGGTCTTCTGACCGGTTTCCACTGCGTCGGCATGTGCGGTGGTTTCGTTCTCAGTTACACCGCCCGCGGCGCCCAGGAAGGGGTGCGGACCTACTGGCTGCATCTGCAGTACGCCGCCGGCAAGCTGATTTCCTACACGGTGCTGGGAGCGGCCTTCGGCCTGCTGGGGGCCGTCGTCAGCTTCACCCCCACGATCCGCGGCATCGCCGCCATCCTCGCCGGGATCTTTCTGATCCTCTACGGCTTCAACATGCTGCACGTGTTCTCGGCGGTGCGCATCGGTTTCACCATGCCGCGCTTCCTGGCCCGTTTCGTGCGCGAGGAGAGCCACAGGACCCATCAGCCCTTCCTCATCGGTCTGCTCAACGGTTTGATGATCGCCTGCGGGCCGCTGCAGGCCATGTACATGATGGCGGCCGGCAGCGGGGATGCGCTGGAGGGCGCGAAGCTGTTGTTCATTTTCGGCCTCGGCACCCTGCCGTTGATGTTCGGTTTCGGTTTCCTCGCCAGCCTGGTGTCCCATCGGATGACCAACAAGATTCTCAATGCCTCCGGCGTTCTGGTGATCACCCTGGGACTGGTGATGCTCAACCGCGGCCTGGCGATGACCGGTTCCGGTTACGATTTCCATACCCTCATCCAGCGCCATCGCCTGACCGCGACCGAAACCGTCGCCAGTCAGGCGCGACAGCAGGAACAGGTCATCCGCATGACGGTGGAAGCCAGCGGCTACCGTCCCAACCGCTTCGTGCTCAAACGCGGGGTGCCGGTGAAATGGATCATCGAGGGGCGGGAGCTGACCGGCTGCAACCGGGTGATCCTGGTGCCCCAGCTGGGGCTGGAGGTGGAGCTCAAGCCGGGCACCCAGGTGGTCGAGTTCATCCCCGACAAGGTGGGAACCATTCCCTGGAGCTGCTGGATGGGGATGCTCCACGGCGAATTCATCGTGGTGGACGGTGACAGCGGTCAGGTCGCTCGGGCGGTCCGCCGGCCGTGGATCCGCCGCGGCCGGGTGCGCAGTTCGGCCGCCTCGCTGCGGCGCTGTGCCACCTGTCTGACGCCGCGCTGA
- a CDS encoding heavy metal translocating P-type ATPase, which produces MAVAVDQAGHPQEAPSLRLSIIGMRCAGCVKTVENAIRSVPGVKDVRVNFADHSAEVIGEVDPEALRAALQEVGYDAAVMESFEDLEAQERMEEARYQSLLRKSAIAASWGIPLMVGGWLDLWPPIGTPRGSDFWSIVSLVTFLVMYYAGGHFFSGAVKALRGGAANMDTLIAMGTGSAWLYSTLVIDFADVLPPEATHPYFEAAVIIIAFVTLGGALETRARGRASAAIRKLIGLQPKTARVVRNGKEFDVPIEQVGVGEIIRVRPGEKIPVDGIIIEGHSSVDESMLTGESIPVEKSVGDEVIGGTVNLRGTFLMEATRIGKDTVLAHIIESVRRAQSSKPEIGRLVDQIAAVFVPVVVTIAALTFLTWWTFGPEPSLGYAFVTSMTVLVIACPCALGLATPISIMVAVGRAAQSGILIRNGDALQTAGRLTTIVLDKTGTVTEGKPKVVAVVPLQRWQEDEVLAWAASIEAGSEHPLAGAIVAEAEARGLEPASVTDFEAVTGKGVRAKRDGKTILFGNLALMEAEGIDCRAIVVRLDEFAEAGQTPMILVVDKEVVGIIAVADTIKPDSKDAIRRLKALGIKVWMVTGDNEKTARAIAREAGIDEVRAEVLPEDKAQVVRELQRRGEIVGMVGDGVNDAPALAQANVGFAIGTGTDIAIESGDVVIMQGSLLKVPETVKLSRATIRNIKQNLLGAFIYNIMAIPIAAGVLYPFFGVLLNPMIAGAAMAMSSVTVVTNANRLRYLKL; this is translated from the coding sequence ATGGCGGTAGCAGTCGATCAGGCAGGCCATCCACAGGAGGCGCCCAGCCTTCGCCTTTCCATCATCGGCATGCGCTGCGCCGGGTGCGTCAAGACCGTGGAGAACGCGATCCGCAGCGTGCCCGGCGTGAAGGACGTGAGAGTCAACTTCGCCGACCATTCGGCGGAAGTGATCGGTGAGGTCGATCCCGAAGCCCTGCGCGCCGCCCTTCAGGAAGTGGGCTACGACGCCGCGGTCATGGAGAGCTTCGAGGATCTCGAGGCCCAGGAGCGCATGGAGGAGGCCCGCTATCAGTCCTTGTTGCGCAAATCCGCCATCGCCGCGAGCTGGGGCATTCCCCTGATGGTCGGCGGCTGGCTCGATCTGTGGCCGCCCATCGGCACGCCCCGGGGCAGCGACTTCTGGTCCATCGTCTCCCTGGTCACCTTCCTGGTGATGTACTACGCCGGCGGTCATTTCTTCAGCGGGGCGGTCAAGGCGCTGCGCGGCGGGGCGGCCAACATGGACACCCTGATCGCCATGGGAACCGGATCGGCCTGGCTGTATTCCACCCTCGTCATCGATTTCGCCGACGTGCTGCCGCCGGAGGCGACCCACCCCTATTTCGAGGCTGCGGTCATCATCATCGCCTTCGTCACCCTGGGGGGCGCCCTGGAAACCCGCGCCCGCGGCCGGGCCTCGGCGGCGATCCGCAAACTCATCGGCCTTCAGCCCAAGACCGCGCGGGTGGTGCGCAACGGCAAGGAATTCGACGTCCCCATCGAGCAGGTGGGGGTGGGCGAGATCATCCGCGTGCGGCCGGGCGAGAAGATCCCGGTGGACGGGATCATCATCGAAGGCCATTCCAGCGTCGACGAATCCATGCTCACCGGGGAATCGATCCCGGTGGAGAAGAGCGTCGGCGACGAGGTCATCGGCGGCACCGTGAACCTGCGCGGCACCTTCCTGATGGAGGCGACCCGCATCGGCAAGGATACGGTGCTGGCCCACATCATCGAATCAGTGCGCCGCGCCCAGAGCAGCAAGCCGGAGATCGGTCGCCTGGTGGACCAGATCGCCGCGGTGTTCGTGCCGGTGGTGGTGACCATCGCCGCGCTGACCTTCCTGACCTGGTGGACCTTCGGTCCCGAGCCGTCCCTCGGCTACGCTTTCGTCACCTCCATGACGGTGCTGGTCATCGCCTGTCCCTGTGCCCTGGGGCTGGCGACGCCGATTTCCATCATGGTGGCGGTGGGCCGGGCGGCCCAGAGCGGCATTCTGATCCGCAACGGCGACGCCCTGCAGACCGCCGGTCGTCTCACCACGATCGTGCTCGACAAGACCGGCACCGTGACCGAAGGCAAGCCCAAGGTGGTGGCCGTGGTGCCGCTGCAGCGCTGGCAGGAGGATGAGGTACTTGCGTGGGCCGCCAGCATCGAGGCCGGCTCCGAGCATCCCCTGGCCGGCGCCATCGTCGCCGAGGCCGAGGCGCGGGGGCTGGAACCGGCATCTGTGACCGACTTCGAGGCGGTGACCGGCAAGGGGGTGCGGGCCAAACGTGACGGCAAGACGATCCTGTTCGGCAACCTGGCCCTGATGGAAGCGGAAGGTATCGACTGCCGCGCCATTGTCGTCCGCCTGGACGAATTCGCCGAAGCCGGCCAGACGCCGATGATTCTGGTGGTGGACAAGGAAGTGGTCGGGATCATCGCCGTGGCCGACACCATCAAGCCGGATTCCAAGGATGCGATCCGCCGGCTCAAGGCCCTGGGGATCAAGGTCTGGATGGTGACCGGCGACAACGAAAAGACCGCCCGCGCCATCGCCCGCGAAGCCGGGATCGACGAGGTGCGGGCCGAAGTGCTGCCGGAGGACAAGGCGCAGGTGGTGCGCGAGCTGCAGCGCCGCGGCGAGATCGTCGGCATGGTGGGGGACGGCGTCAACGACGCCCCGGCCCTGGCCCAGGCCAACGTCGGCTTCGCCATCGGCACCGGCACCGACATCGCCATTGAAAGCGGCGATGTGGTCATCATGCAGGGATCGCTGCTGAAGGTGCCGGAAACTGTCAAGCTGTCGCGGGCCACCATCCGCAACATCAAGCAGAACCTGCTTGGGGCCTTCATCTACAACATCATGGCCATTCCCATCGCCGCCGGGGTGCTGTATCCCTTCTTCGGCGTTCTGCTCAATCCGATGATCGCCGGGGCGGCGATGGCGATGTCGTCGGTGACGGTGGTGACCAACGCCAACCGGCTGCGTTACCTCAAGCTCTGA